The DNA segment GATCCTCCATGATTTAGAGCACCAGGGAGTTAGAGGTGATAAATCAGTGATAAGCTGCTTGGGTGGTCCATTTTTATGGCCACGTCTGCAGCGGCCAATGACACTTTGATATTTTGCAATAAATTAAAACGTTCTATAACACTTGGCCTAATTAGTAGCCTTTTCTCCCTGCTGACTTTGGGCAGGAGGTTGAGTACACCCGGGACTGGTTGCTAGGCaacacttttttaaaataaaataattactaTCGTTCCTATTTGATTTGTGTGCAGCTGAATAGTGAAGATGTTGTAtattcattgtttttattgCTTCTTTGTACGCAGTTATCGAGGAGGGCGGCGTGAAAATGAAGCTTACTGTTGTCGACACGCCTGGATTTGGGGACCTAATCAATAATGACAACTGGTGGGTTGTGTTCCACTTCTAATTCTCTTAAATATAGTGACAATTTATTTTGGGAATCTGCTCAATTTAGCCTTTTGTTCATTTGTGTCCTCAGCTGGGAGCCCATTTGCAAGTACATCAACGAGCAGTATGAGAAGTTCCTCAAAGAAGAAGTGAATATCACCAGAAAGAAGCGCATCCCCGATACCAGAGTGCACTGCTGTCTCTATTTCATCTCCCCGACTGGACACTCGTAAGTGgctgaaacgatctcaaccgcgTTAAGCCTTTAGTCCACATCGTCTAACTGCCAAGGAGAGAACCTCCTACTCACAGAGCAGTGAAGGTTAATGAGACAGACGAGACATGACAAGTTAATTTCCCACGCAGCCGTCTGCCATTCCGATTATTAACACTTGAGCATTCACGGAGAGTGACAGCACCCTACTTCCTCCACCTTACTTACTCATCTTTCATTTATCGACTGTACGAGACAGACTGCGGCAGCTCGACGTGGAGTTCATGAAGCGCTTGAGTCACTCCGTCAACATAATTCCCGTGATAGCCAAGGCCGACACCATGACCCCTGAAGAGAGACAGGAATTCAAACAGCGGGTGAGTGGGGTGCCATTGAAAGCGCAATATTCTATATTTCCCGGATACCAGTAGAAGCTGTCGTTTTCATtcaggcataaaaaaaaaaattcattcaggcataaaaaaaaaaagcatgatggGCCAAAAGAGTTTAATAAACGAAATGTGCGGCGATGCAGGTGAAAAAGGAATTGGAGATGAACGGCATCGAGTTTTACCCGCAGAAAGAGTTTGACGAGGACATGGAGGACAAGAGCGACAACGACAAGATCAGAGTAAGCCATCCCGGGGGGTGTTCCCACACGACGCTCGCCAAAACGGCTTAAAATCTCATGGGAATGTCTCGCGCCCACAGGAGGCGATGCCCTTTGCTGTGGTGGGTAGCGACAAAGAATATCAAGTGAATGGCAAGCGTGTTTTGGGGAGGAAGACCGCATGGGGAGTTGTTGAAGGTGAGAGCTGTTTTCTTTGAACATTTTCCAGCCTTCGCCACAGAGAATTATTGACGAGCGAAGGCCTTTCATTCTGTTTTGTTGCAGTTGAAAATATGAATCACTGTGAGTTTGCCCAGCTGAGAGATTTCATCATCAGGTAAACGGCGGCTTCATTTGTATTCTTAGGACATAGAACAAATGGGACTATTCTTGttcagttagggttagggttagttcaaGCGGAGGTCAAATCGACTGAATTTAAACACAAACTCATTATTTGCTTGCACAGGTCTCACTTGCAAGATCTGAAGGAGGTGACTCACAACATTCACTACGAAACATACCGAGCCAAGAGACTCCATGAGAACGGAGGCCTGCACCCCGTCGACACCCAGGAAAGCAACCTGTAATCACTCGTTGTCCTCGATAGATATGCTCGACATTATATGATCATGACCGGCATCGCCGCATGCTTGAAACACACGTAAATGTGTACATATCAGTGTCATTTATTGGTATTTTTTTATAAACCCTCCTTGCTTGTCAAAGTAAGTTAATATTTGGGTGTGCCACCCAGCGTCTTGGTGCCATGATATGAAAGACTGACAATGACTGGGAAGTGTTTGTAGGTTAGTCGAAGCATAGGATGTGTGTCGGTGAGAATGCCATTATATTTAGTCTGTAGGTTTTGTGACTGATATAGGATCTTTTCATTACTTTCGTTTGGCATATACATTCGATCAtgttcaaaattatttttttttctaaagaatTTACAGTTgcaattaaatatatttaagtCAACTCAACAGGAAGAGCTCAAACCTGTCAAGGTTGGGTAAATCTTTAATTAACTCCGACTAATTGTGACGTCATTAAAGTGCCATACTACTTTCCACCGCTTAGTGGCAGCACTCTTCCACAGTATCGCTCTGAACCGTCGCAAGAAAATTCCGGTAGAAtattttagtgtttttttttttttttgcctacggTCATTATTTAAAATTATGTTCATAATTAGCTATTATTATGTGATTCCAAACCACACGTATTATACAGGATTCCAACCACATGCTAAGTTTTTAAATGTTTATGTTCTGTAATGGAATTTCTGCTACTGTGTACAAATATGACAAAACTTTAGGCACTTTTATCAATCAGGTTCGTTTTTTAAAAGTCATGGTTTTATACAAACGTGCACATTAGTGTGGTTTTTATTTGAGATATGAGGTGTCTGATGCAATTTGAACGTGCTTGTGATTTTGTTGTAGTCGGGTGGGATGTAAAGAGCGAGTCACAAAACTTTTTTTCTGGTCTATTCACTTTTTGCATGCTTGAATCCAAATTGTTTGTGTGCCTAACCAATCACTGCTTTGTTACACTGACTATTTCCAAAGGTGAAGTTAAATACAGTCATTGGAATGAAACACTGCCGTCTGCAAACTAAATGGGCAGCCCATGATTGAACAAATCGCTCATCCTTTCCATTTGTAATCGCTCACAACGTTTCGAAGTTGCTGTTAATCGTTGAACGCAATGTAATTTGAAACAATACTGAGTCTGCATTTTTATTTCTCTTATTTATTgggattttatttaataaatgtACATTCCCATGGAAATCCTTTCATCCGaatgtgtttttattgaaaCATTTCACCTCAAGTGAAGGACATCAGACATAATTTAAAGAATAGATTTTATCTCTAAACACACGAGCCAAGCTTCAATCCTGGCTAAAACCCTCTGTGTAGTCTGGTTTCCTTAAACATTGTAAAAATGTGCAAGTGAATAATGTCAATTGAATCGTTGTTTGAACTTTTAATAAGTTACAAAACATTTAATCAGTGGTTTAAAGTCATCAATTTACCAATtcattagagcacaggtgtcaaactcaaggctcgggggacagatacggcccgccacatcattttatgtggcccgcgaagacaaattgtgcatcaaattcgtgtgtcattactaaaattgcaaattgtcttcacttttaataatataattttttaaaatatttgaccagtttttacttgtctaatttgttttgtagcttttactgtatataatatgaggtgctcatacatttatttgggttgacagtcataatggccctccgaaagaagctatgactacaatgcggcccacgaaaaaaatgagtttgacacccctgcattagAGGTTTAACATGAAATGTGTGTGCGGCGAGCTCCGTCAAAAAGTAgtcgagtcccccccccccccccccccaaccccccacaAATTGTACATGGACACAGTTTGGTGCCGCTACAAGCGAGTATATGTGTGGCCACTAGAGGTCAGGCTTGCACGAGAGAGAGGCAACCCAACTGACCAGTATAAAGAAATTGTTCTGGCACTTTCGGAATGGATCACTTTCGGTGTATAACCCCCCCAAGTTTTCTGTTGTGTTTCATGAGGCTGCGAGACATTGTGATTTGTAGTCTTCAATGGACCTGATGTGCAAGCACTGTGAGAACGTCCaaattttgtccgtttttcaaaTGTTCATTTGTCTTCTGTACTGAAGTTCCGGCACCGACCTGGCTGATGGCATACCCTTTGTGGTCCTACAATCTTGATCATATTGGTCCTGATAATGTAGGATCATCAGGTCTTAACAACACACATGAAATGTGATGTGTGTTGATGCCAAAGATTTTTATGAGATTTTGTCGAAGAAACGAAAACTGTCTTCATGTAAAATCGTCCTGGTTAAGTCGTTCTCATCCTCCCCCAAATGTCACTTGGCGACCGTGATAAGTGGATTACATATTTGGGGCAGAGCGAGTACTGTGCAAGGTTTGACTCCCACCGACAGACGGATGGACAAAGAGAAGGAAGAACGAAAAGTTCAGAATCGCTGACAAAATGCTTAGGTCAAACCA comes from the Syngnathus scovelli strain Florida chromosome 5, RoL_Ssco_1.2, whole genome shotgun sequence genome and includes:
- the septin3 gene encoding neuronal-specific septin-3 isoform X2; protein product: MSDIVPPEVRPKPAVPAKPPNVGAPSPSNPFPPQGPGIGGVGGVSAAPPSAIPVPIGNHGPSHGGSLAGVTAHVVGHNVSHGAGHAAAHVGGHGHSTSNSTSGGSTLLGYIGIDTIIEQMRKKTMKTGFDFNIMVVGHSGLGKSTLLNTLFKTQVSRRSAGWSRDDKIPKTVEIKSVSHVIEEGGVKMKLTVVDTPGFGDLINNDNCWEPICKYINEQYEKFLKEEVNITRKKRIPDTRVHCCLYFISPTGHSLRQLDVEFMKRLSHSVNIIPVIAKADTMTPEERQEFKQRVKKELEMNGIEFYPQKEFDEDMEDKSDNDKIREAMPFAVVGSDKEYQVNGKRVLGRKTAWGVVEVENMNHCEFAQLRDFIIRSHLQDLKEVTHNIHYETYRAKRLHENGGLHPVDTQESNL